In Podospora pseudopauciseta strain CBS 411.78 chromosome 3, whole genome shotgun sequence, one genomic interval encodes:
- a CDS encoding hypothetical protein (COG:S; EggNog:ENOG503P70X), with the protein MESKPINDTACNRFITLFLFRLNSIGWMRRLRKSPWGIVCVSSKRCIKAGAFTTLAEANAMRFVAENTSITVPKVYCSFEHGERVYILMERVPGRILSEDWSERSEESRTRILDQLRTMASELRRLSPPENITGVANVDGGPICDGRLPDGPYWGPFKTIEDFHRKLCGDIGSVDEIDDDLEGKLPGLRELVAQYNNSSESQKPVFTHNDLSPNNIMAEGDTITAIIDWEMAGWMPPYWEYTSTWHVTPRLAFWRDHVDQFLEPFPHELEMEKQRRRYFGEFGIDI; encoded by the coding sequence ATGGAGTCGAAACCAATCAACGACACGGCTTGCAATCGGTTTATCACGCTCTTTTTATTTCGACTGAATTCTATCGGATGGATGCGCCGTCTGCGAAAATCGCCCTGGGGCATTGTTTGCGTGTCATCAAAGCGGTGCATCAAGGCGGGGGCGTTCACGACGCTGGCTGAGGCCAACGCGATGCGCTTTGTGGCCGAAAACACATCGATTACAGTCCCCAAGGTCTACTGCAGTTTTGAGCACGGCGAGAGGGTGTATATTTTGATGGAAAGAGTACCAGGACGCATACTCTCAGAGGACTGGAGCGAGCGGTCGGAAGAATCTAGGACTCGCATTCTTGATCAGTTGCGAACCATGGCTAGCGAGCTTCGACGGCTATCGCCTCCAGAGAATATCACGGGGGTTGCGAACGTGGACGGTGGTCCTATCTGCGATGGTCGCCTTCCTGACGGTCCGTACTGGGGGCCTTTTAAGACTATTGAAGATTTCCATCGAAAGCTCTGTGGTGATATTGGCAGCGTTGATGAAATTGACGATGACCTCGAGGGAAAACTCCCCGGTTTGAGGGAGCTAGTTGCTCAGTATAACAACTCATCAGAGTCGCAGAAACCCGTCTTTACACACAACGATTTGAGCcccaacaacatcatggCCGAAGGAGACACCATCACGGCGATTATCGACTGGGAAATGGCGGGATGGATGCCGCCTTACTGGGAGTACACGTCAACTTGGCACGTCACCCCACGGTTGGCTTTCTGGAGAGATCACGTTGACCAATTCTTGGAACCGTTTCCGCACgagttggagatggaaaagCAGCGCCGGCGCTACTTTGGCGAGTTCGGAATTGACATCTAG
- a CDS encoding hypothetical protein (EggNog:ENOG503P389): MARNKPRLYVALYARGGAARMPGGEDRYHWALITGPKREADASRGKRYHAKEPRPGVWEYSEQNTGTASTLMILVRIRTAKVKNMVRLEQVLRSVPIRVGQPGWNCVEWVREALSALAGDGKALGTSRIDWQTSQAGPVQSPGGADF, encoded by the exons ATGGCCCGGAATAAACCCCGTCTGTATGTGGCATTGTATGCCAGAGGAGGTGCTGCCAGGATGCCAGGAGGCGAGGACAG ATATCACTGGGCTCTGATCACCGGCCCCAAGCGAGAAGCCGATGCTTCTCGCGGGAAACGATACCATGCCAAAGAGCCACGACCAGGAGTGTGGGAGTACAGCGAACAAAACACTGGCACCGCATCCACCCTCATGATCCTGGTCCGTATCCGTACCGCCAAAGTCAAGAACATGGTCCGGCTCGAACAGGTACTGCGGAGTGTACCCATTAGGGTTGGGCAGCCGGGTTGGAACTGCGTGGAGTGGGTCAGAGAGGCGTTGTCAGCACTGGCCGGAGACGGGAAGGCCCTCGGGACTTCCAGGATTGACTGGCAGACT AGCCAGGCCGGGCCAGTTCAATCCCCGGGTGGTGCCGACTTTTGA
- a CDS encoding hypothetical protein (EggNog:ENOG503P6MQ; COG:S), with the protein MALLLALYVLLIITLTGLAIYQHHTSTTLSLPLSPTLTILTILLPLLSLLTTSLTFFSSSHPRKPLLPLLSNALQLLLTIILSTLFGATLTSSYLPCALQTTWRSLWTSHSATPIRTIQDSLSCCGFKSTKDMAWPFPSSGNNGDVSSCEKQFNRHTPCAGPWEDALNKTTGVELGVVVVAGIVQLLSLVVFKTQRRGGQGKKVWLGRVVEIFTVQDDEGQGRRPLLTGGRGHSEEGRYIDRGVEEEEQGGHETGSGYGGTSSSAQTQTQPDDNNSRGGPRVEVSHHDPWAGAERV; encoded by the exons atggccctcctcctcgccctctacGTCCTG CTaatcatcaccctcaccggcctcgccAT CTACCAACACCACACAagcaccaccctctccctccccctctcccccaccctcacaattctcaccatcctcctccccctcctctccctcctcaccacctccctaaccttcttctcctcctcccacccccgcaaacccctcctcccccttttatCCAACgctctccaactcctcctcaccatcatcttGTCCACCCTGTTCGGCGCCACCCTCACATCCTCCTATCTCCCCTGCGCCCTCCAAACAACCTGGCGATCCCTCTGGACATCCCACTCCGCCACCCCCATCCGCACGATTCAAgactccctctcctgctgcGGCTTCAAATCAACCAAGGACATGGCCTGGCCTTTTCCCTCGAGCGGCAACAACGGCGATGTTTCCAGCTGCGAGAAGCAGTTCAACCGGCACACACCCTGCGCTGGACCGTGGGAAGACGCCCTGAACAAAACAACCGGGGTGGAgctgggtgttgttgtggtagCGGGGATTGTTCAGCTTCTTTCACTGGTGGTGTTTAAAACAcagcggaggggggggcaAGGGAAAAAggtgtggttggggagggtggtggagatttTCACTGTACAGGACGATGAAGGGCAGGGGAGACGGCCGCTTTTGACGGGGGGGAGAGGTCACAGTGAGGAAGGGAGGTATATTGACAggggagtggaggaggaggagcagggtgGTCACGAAACTGGCAGTGGCTATGGAGGGACCTCAAGCTCAGCCCAGACACAAACACAACCAGACGACAATAACAGCCGTGGTGGACCAAGGGTCGAAGTCTCCCATCATGACCCCTGGGCCGGGGCGGAGAGGGTCTAA